A window of the Deltaproteobacteria bacterium genome harbors these coding sequences:
- a CDS encoding 4-hydroxybutyrate CoA-transferase: protein MKVLPTPDDAVLSLPRGARVLLPPGCGEPAALVDALVRNADRLEGIHIQGGYTVSDARWLDPELPFRWTTYHYTPKARALEAEGRAHYAPIRYFDMLTEFAPGGAQAADAILVQVSEPDPGGRYFLGVSSSYPWPLAKKAPLVIAQINPLCPQTPGPEGFLTEADIDISCRAETPVLEYSKAKGTPEEAAIGRHIAALVEDGSTVQVGVGGVPEALMGFLKDHRDLALHSLLVDAGIDLIRSGAANARFNPVMPGCHELGEIMGSRALYGFVHQNRQIALRSSEIVHNPLEIARRPKFVSVNSAIQVDLTGQVNAEWIGGRQVSSVGGAFDFLTGASLSPGGKGVIGLPSTAGKNGELSRIVTRLPEGTPVTIPRYLAHHVVTEHGAANLKGLNLEDRRRALIAIAHPRHREALEKGAI, encoded by the coding sequence ATGAAAGTTCTTCCCACCCCCGACGATGCGGTGCTTTCCCTCCCCAGGGGCGCACGGGTGCTCCTGCCGCCCGGATGCGGCGAACCGGCCGCTCTCGTGGACGCACTGGTCCGAAATGCAGACAGACTCGAGGGGATTCACATCCAGGGCGGCTACACGGTGAGCGATGCCCGGTGGCTCGATCCGGAACTCCCGTTCCGGTGGACGACGTACCACTACACACCCAAAGCCAGGGCGCTGGAGGCCGAAGGCCGGGCCCACTATGCCCCGATCCGCTACTTCGACATGCTGACGGAGTTTGCCCCCGGTGGAGCGCAGGCGGCAGATGCCATTCTGGTGCAGGTATCGGAACCGGACCCCGGCGGCAGGTATTTTCTGGGAGTTTCGTCGAGCTACCCCTGGCCGCTGGCGAAAAAGGCTCCGCTCGTCATCGCACAGATAAACCCCCTCTGCCCCCAGACACCGGGGCCGGAGGGGTTTCTGACAGAGGCCGACATCGACATCTCCTGCCGTGCGGAAACTCCGGTGCTGGAGTATTCCAAGGCAAAGGGGACACCGGAGGAAGCCGCCATCGGCCGCCATATTGCCGCGCTGGTGGAGGATGGCTCCACAGTGCAGGTAGGCGTCGGCGGTGTCCCCGAAGCACTGATGGGATTCCTGAAGGACCACAGGGATCTCGCCCTACACTCCCTGCTGGTCGATGCCGGCATTGATCTCATCAGGTCAGGGGCCGCCAACGCGAGGTTCAACCCGGTAATGCCGGGATGCCATGAACTGGGCGAAATCATGGGCTCCCGCGCCCTGTACGGTTTCGTTCACCAAAACAGACAGATCGCTCTCCGGTCGTCGGAGATCGTCCACAACCCGCTGGAGATCGCTCGCCGGCCGAAGTTCGTCAGTGTGAATTCCGCAATCCAGGTGGACCTCACCGGGCAGGTGAATGCCGAATGGATCGGCGGCAGGCAGGTGTCGTCCGTGGGCGGAGCTTTTGATTTTCTCACCGGCGCGTCGCTTTCACCGGGCGGCAAGGGCGTGATCGGACTGCCCTCCACGGCCGGGAAAAACGGGGAGTTGAGCCGCATCGTGACCCGCCTCCCCGAAGGAACACCCGTCACCATACCCCGGTATCTCGCCCACCATGTCGTGACTGAGCACGGCGCAGCGAACCTGAAGGGCCTCAATCTGGAAGACCGCCGCCGGGCCCTGATCGCCATCGCCCATCCCCGGCATCGCGAAGCGCTGGAGAAGGGCGCGATCTGA
- a CDS encoding lipid-transfer protein, whose amino-acid sequence MGKKVFVVGVGMTKFEKPGSRPNFDYPQMVKESGTKALEDAGIPYTEIKQVAAGYCYGDSTCGERAVYELGLTGVPIYNVNNNCSTGSTALFLAKQLVEGGLADCVMAVGFEKMQKGSLGSNFQDRTNPMDKHMMAMMKLRQFAPAPPAPQLFGNAGREHMEKYGTKKEHFAKIGYKNHKHSTNNPYSQFQDEYTFEQIMSAPVVYEPLTKLQCCPTSDGSGAAILCDEDFVKKHNLQSKAVEIIGMAMATDYPSTFEDKSCIKIVGGDMTKAAAKKVYEQSGYGPENVNVVELHDCFSCNELITYEALGLCPEGQAGKFVDEDAFTYGGKVVVNPSGGLISKGHPLGATGLAQCAELTWQLRGKADKRQVKDAKIALQHNLGLGGAAVVTMYKKAFA is encoded by the coding sequence ATGGGCAAGAAAGTATTCGTGGTCGGCGTCGGCATGACCAAGTTCGAAAAGCCGGGCAGCCGCCCGAACTTCGACTATCCCCAGATGGTCAAGGAATCGGGAACCAAGGCGCTCGAAGACGCCGGAATCCCTTACACGGAGATCAAGCAGGTGGCCGCCGGCTACTGCTACGGCGACTCGACCTGCGGAGAGCGTGCGGTCTATGAGCTGGGCCTGACGGGCGTTCCGATCTACAACGTGAACAACAACTGCTCCACCGGGTCAACGGCCCTGTTTCTTGCCAAGCAGCTCGTCGAGGGCGGCCTCGCCGACTGCGTGATGGCAGTGGGATTCGAGAAGATGCAGAAGGGCTCGCTCGGATCCAACTTCCAGGACCGCACGAACCCGATGGACAAGCACATGATGGCGATGATGAAACTCCGCCAGTTCGCGCCGGCTCCGCCCGCGCCGCAACTGTTCGGCAATGCGGGCCGCGAGCACATGGAGAAGTACGGCACCAAGAAGGAGCACTTCGCCAAGATCGGCTACAAGAACCACAAGCACTCGACGAACAACCCCTACTCGCAGTTCCAGGATGAGTACACCTTCGAGCAGATCATGTCGGCCCCGGTCGTCTATGAGCCGCTCACCAAGCTCCAGTGCTGCCCGACCTCGGATGGATCGGGTGCGGCGATCCTGTGCGACGAGGATTTCGTCAAGAAGCACAATCTTCAGTCCAAGGCGGTGGAGATCATCGGCATGGCTATGGCTACCGATTACCCCAGCACCTTCGAGGACAAGAGCTGCATCAAGATCGTGGGCGGTGACATGACCAAGGCCGCCGCGAAGAAGGTCTACGAGCAATCAGGCTATGGACCGGAGAACGTGAACGTCGTGGAACTGCACGACTGCTTCTCCTGCAACGAGCTCATCACCTACGAGGCGCTGGGCCTCTGCCCCGAAGGACAGGCCGGGAAGTTCGTGGACGAGGATGCGTTCACCTACGGCGGCAAGGTTGTCGTCAATCCGTCGGGCGGCCTGATCTCGAAGGGCCACCCGCTCGGCGCCACGGGTCTTGCCCAGTGCGCCGAACTCACCTGGCAGCTCCGCGGCAAGGCCGACAAGCGGCAGGTGAAGGACGCCAAGATCGCCCTCCAGCACAACCTGGGACTGGGCGGCGCTGCCGTCGTGACGATGTACAAGAAGGCGTTCGCCTGA
- a CDS encoding OmpH family outer membrane protein, with translation MGMKPATVFQIAAILLAVVFCLPAHSQTSAQAPARKDHELALVDIQKVINQSVRGRQRREEFLKSVRARVAEVESYRKEVDTLNRQLAEKQKAVTAAQFEKHRADAERRVRDLQRKAEDISEELQRQEGRLASDLALDIKAVAADYARKKGYDLVLESGQHLIPYKTPSVDITDQIIREYDAAVSAPSPSPPAAPATPSRGGGKK, from the coding sequence ATGGGTATGAAACCAGCCACCGTTTTCCAGATTGCCGCGATCCTGCTGGCCGTGGTCTTCTGCCTTCCGGCTCATTCGCAAACGTCCGCGCAGGCCCCGGCCCGCAAGGATCATGAACTGGCGCTGGTGGACATCCAGAAGGTCATCAACCAGTCGGTTCGCGGCCGGCAGAGGCGCGAGGAGTTCCTCAAGAGCGTCCGCGCCCGGGTCGCCGAGGTTGAATCGTACCGCAAGGAAGTGGACACGCTGAACCGCCAGCTCGCCGAGAAGCAGAAGGCCGTGACGGCCGCGCAGTTCGAAAAGCACCGCGCCGACGCCGAGCGGCGGGTTCGCGACCTGCAGCGAAAGGCAGAGGATATCTCCGAGGAACTCCAGCGCCAGGAAGGACGTCTTGCCTCGGATCTGGCCCTGGACATCAAGGCCGTGGCGGCCGACTATGCCCGGAAAAAGGGTTATGACCTCGTGCTCGAGTCGGGCCAGCACCTGATACCGTACAAGACCCCCTCCGTGGACATAACCGACCAGATCATCCGTGAGTATGATGCCGCTGTCTCGGCACCCTCGCCTTCTCCCCCGGCCGCACCCGCTACCCCCAGCAGGGGCGGCGGGAAGAAATAA
- a CDS encoding inorganic pyrophosphatase, whose product MRVQAHPWHGIPPHPDGTNLVNAFIEIVPADTVKYEIDKESGHLKIDRIQRFSSLCPTLYGFIPRTYCGTEVGTRCRARTNSPEKISGDGDPMDICVLTERTVAHGGFLCRAKVVGGLRMIDGSEADDKIVAVLEDDLAYGKFDDIAECPAGLIERLSHYFLSYKQFPVDPARKVRIAEVYGRDEALETIRLSITDYQGKFTPTG is encoded by the coding sequence ATGCGTGTGCAGGCCCACCCCTGGCACGGGATTCCGCCCCATCCTGACGGCACGAACCTTGTGAATGCTTTTATCGAGATCGTTCCTGCTGACACCGTGAAATACGAGATCGACAAGGAGTCGGGGCACCTCAAGATCGACCGCATCCAGCGGTTTTCAAGCCTGTGTCCCACGCTCTACGGGTTCATTCCCCGGACCTATTGCGGTACGGAGGTGGGCACCCGCTGCCGCGCCCGCACGAATTCCCCGGAAAAAATCTCCGGCGACGGTGACCCCATGGATATCTGCGTACTGACCGAGCGGACAGTGGCGCACGGTGGATTTCTTTGCCGGGCAAAGGTCGTCGGCGGACTCCGGATGATCGACGGCAGCGAGGCCGATGACAAGATTGTCGCCGTGCTGGAGGATGACCTCGCCTATGGGAAGTTCGACGACATTGCAGAGTGTCCGGCCGGACTCATCGAACGGCTCAGCCACTACTTCCTATCCTACAAGCAGTTCCCCGTGGATCCGGCCCGCAAGGTGCGTATCGCCGAGGTTTACGGGCGGGACGAGGCGCTGGAGACGATTCGCCTCAGCATCACAGACTATCAGGGAAAGTTCACCCCCACCGGGTAG
- a CDS encoding O-methyltransferase, with protein sequence MSTDLSPTRPEVLRYLERLGPPLDPLASELFRRGTREDIPIVSSDLGRLLTALVAMSRPKTAVELGTAIGYSTLFIARALKEYGPKGARLHTSDVDAGRHQRAKAMLKRAGVLPQARFHLVPGLDLLNRWKGSGIDFLFIDAVKEEYIGYVELALPHMRPGAVIVADNVLWSGRVAGTKKPENAHYRSSTKALSEFNRYLVNHPRIDGQVLPLGDGVGLGIVRPRPVKPRRR encoded by the coding sequence ATGTCGACCGACCTGTCGCCGACCCGTCCGGAAGTCCTCCGCTATCTTGAGCGCCTGGGGCCGCCGCTCGACCCCCTGGCGAGTGAACTGTTCCGGCGGGGAACGCGCGAAGATATCCCGATTGTCTCGTCGGACCTGGGACGGCTCCTCACTGCCCTGGTGGCCATGAGCAGGCCGAAAACTGCTGTCGAGCTGGGTACGGCCATTGGATACTCCACGTTGTTCATTGCCCGGGCCCTGAAGGAGTACGGGCCGAAGGGAGCCCGCCTGCACACATCGGATGTCGATGCCGGACGCCACCAGCGGGCCAAGGCGATGCTGAAGCGGGCGGGCGTCCTGCCGCAGGCGAGGTTTCACCTGGTGCCGGGGCTGGATCTCCTGAACCGCTGGAAGGGCAGCGGGATCGATTTCCTGTTTATCGATGCCGTCAAGGAAGAGTACATCGGCTACGTGGAACTGGCCCTTCCGCACATGAGGCCGGGTGCAGTGATCGTTGCAGACAATGTGCTCTGGTCGGGCCGCGTGGCGGGCACGAAGAAACCGGAAAATGCACACTACCGTTCCAGCACCAAGGCCCTGAGCGAATTCAACCGGTATTTGGTAAACCATCCGCGCATTGACGGGCAGGTGCTCCCGCTGGGAGATGGGGTGGGACTGGGGATTGTCCGGCCGAGGCCAGTGAAACCCCGCAGGCGATGA